In Leptospira stimsonii, the following proteins share a genomic window:
- the tatC gene encoding twin-arginine translocase subunit TatC: MAGTKKKPKPTSLPQPERSTESLVRDREKFMTLGDHLEELRMVLIRSLLVVAVIMGISLFFGEEIHRILAQPYKNVLGPQATFYQIKLMAPFMIYLKSSFMISILLGLPFVLFFLWGFVSPALDPKTDRYGKFLILFSTLLFWFGVWLCWTEAFENLLRIFLVNFRPPDIESRLPIDEYYEIFFNIHLIFGLSFQLPIVLILLGSLGIIRASFLISRWREAIIGLAVAAAVLSPGPDLISMLFLFVPLTILFAVSIVLMKVIERE, encoded by the coding sequence ATGGCCGGAACTAAAAAAAAGCCCAAACCAACTTCCCTTCCCCAGCCGGAACGTTCGACCGAGTCCCTCGTTCGAGATCGAGAAAAGTTTATGACTTTGGGAGATCATCTGGAAGAACTCCGGATGGTTCTCATTCGATCTCTGCTGGTGGTTGCTGTCATCATGGGAATCTCCCTTTTTTTCGGGGAAGAGATTCATAGGATTTTAGCACAACCATACAAGAACGTTCTCGGTCCTCAGGCGACGTTTTATCAGATCAAACTGATGGCTCCCTTTATGATCTATCTGAAGAGTTCTTTTATGATCTCGATTCTTTTGGGACTTCCGTTTGTTCTCTTTTTTCTCTGGGGCTTTGTTTCTCCTGCCCTGGATCCGAAGACCGATCGATACGGAAAGTTTCTCATTCTTTTTAGCACTCTTCTTTTTTGGTTCGGGGTTTGGCTTTGTTGGACCGAAGCGTTTGAGAATCTTTTGAGGATCTTTCTCGTCAACTTTCGACCGCCCGATATCGAATCCAGACTTCCGATCGACGAATACTACGAAATTTTTTTTAACATCCATCTGATTTTCGGTTTATCTTTTCAGCTTCCTATTGTACTCATTCTTCTTGGAAGTTTGGGAATCATTCGTGCTTCGTTTCTGATTTCCAGATGGAGAGAAGCAATCATCGGTCTCGCCGTAGCGGCCGCGGTTCTTTCCCCGGGACCGGATTTGATTTCTATGTTGTTCTTATTTGTTCCTTTGACCATTTTGTTTGCCGTTTCAATCGTGCTGATGAAGGTGATAGAGAGAGAATAA
- a CDS encoding Sec-independent protein translocase subunit TatA/TatB, with amino-acid sequence MFAPLAVFGSLGWTEILLILFIALLLFGGKRLPSLAKDLGDGIRSFRKSLTGESDEPSQQISQEQAPKEEVQAKASKAKKSKSA; translated from the coding sequence ATGTTTGCACCACTTGCAGTCTTCGGCTCGCTCGGATGGACTGAAATTCTTCTGATTCTATTTATCGCACTCTTGCTCTTCGGAGGAAAAAGACTCCCTTCTCTTGCCAAAGATTTAGGAGACGGAATCAGATCCTTTCGCAAATCCTTAACGGGAGAATCGGACGAACCTTCCCAGCAGATCAGCCAAGAACAAGCTCCGAAAGAAGAAGTTCAGGCCAAAGCTTCCAAAGCCAAAAAATCTAAATCTGCCTGA
- the rktP gene encoding Arg-Lys translocation region protein phosphatase RktP, producing the protein MLIKIPSKLKLPVAVFVLSFLFFLVYTVTDDIILKSPLGQNKAISLSLRLAISLSFSTLLASLVFYSVKMIYASMHSLVTLVQDWGSDVYEETPVAERDDEIGELVRAFRLKFFQQKELEANPAQDTVDERTREIADSIQRAFYRIQLPKIRNLDISLFPRMSGDSNCDYVNVIPTADGCIGVLAGFPSPGVLESAFKARLEGIFSLANEESGTRGEEWIFKIGKILSKMPIPFLNLSLFYLETKTGELGYVSFQEMSPFLFKNEELVPQEKSKIRYFDYKAAELDLKKTTLKMGEYWILTSDRIYSAIGIPSYEFTKQFQSSLNGKKFQNSRDLVLDCGRIIEKRYGKNVLETSAILAVTRKH; encoded by the coding sequence TTGTTAATAAAAATTCCTTCCAAACTCAAACTCCCCGTTGCTGTATTCGTCTTAAGTTTCTTATTCTTCTTAGTATATACGGTCACAGACGACATCATTCTGAAATCTCCCTTGGGACAAAACAAGGCCATTTCTTTATCGCTTCGACTCGCGATTTCACTATCCTTTTCGACTCTCCTCGCTTCCCTCGTCTTCTACTCGGTAAAGATGATCTACGCTTCCATGCATTCGCTTGTAACACTCGTTCAGGACTGGGGAAGCGACGTGTATGAAGAAACTCCCGTCGCAGAAAGAGACGATGAGATCGGAGAATTAGTCCGCGCCTTTCGTTTGAAATTCTTTCAACAAAAAGAATTGGAAGCAAATCCTGCACAAGATACGGTCGATGAAAGAACGAGAGAAATCGCCGACTCGATTCAGAGGGCGTTTTATAGAATTCAACTTCCCAAAATTCGAAACTTAGACATTTCTCTTTTCCCGAGGATGAGCGGAGATTCTAACTGCGATTATGTGAACGTGATTCCCACGGCGGACGGTTGTATCGGAGTTCTTGCGGGATTTCCGAGTCCGGGAGTTTTAGAATCCGCATTCAAGGCAAGGCTGGAAGGAATTTTCTCCCTTGCAAACGAAGAAAGTGGAACCAGAGGAGAAGAATGGATTTTTAAGATCGGAAAAATTCTTTCCAAGATGCCGATTCCATTCTTAAATCTTTCCCTTTTTTATTTAGAGACGAAAACTGGAGAACTCGGCTACGTTTCGTTTCAAGAGATGTCTCCGTTCCTTTTTAAGAATGAAGAGCTTGTTCCGCAGGAAAAATCAAAGATCCGGTATTTTGATTATAAGGCGGCGGAATTGGATTTGAAAAAAACCACGCTCAAGATGGGAGAATATTGGATTCTCACTTCCGATAGAATTTATTCCGCAATCGGCATTCCTTCATACGAATTTACCAAACAGTTTCAGTCCTCCCTAAATGGAAAAAAATTTCAGAACTCGAGAGATCTCGTCTTAGATTGCGGGAGAATCATTGAAAAACGGTACGGGAAGAATGTTTTGGAAACCTCCGCGATTCTTGCCGTGACAAGAAAACATTAA
- a CDS encoding TRAP transporter large permease subunit: MAKKIVSWAVLLFLFVPLVQSFGQLVQARMLELGETIWPRYAEIRISCIASDINSLEKVEVSASDSALLDELDLGSGNSNPSKKENVPASSVLTPMELTFGQKLYCGTERKLSTITIFAIDYIPMTMVILLLVAGIVSTTRRYHIALKNPENRKEELASEISQIVANLILVLSASYMLPFSKGVETQIQVLWIGGLLFLTGLNINNIRNSEFKHLSEGQATSRLSEILLAIPLYCWMALICGIYFTLIEHHPAGLAIYLQKLTAHATLYIQIGLYVWTGILLRDTSLGRRFFDLLKPWKLPAELLAVIVVIAAALPTAYSGASGIVVLALGATIFVELRRAGASQERALAATAMSGSLGVVLPPCLLVVIVASLNLDVTTDELFHWGWRVFGVSTTLFLVVSWFLRKGSWKIQPETNALGKTWAVFKPFSLYILIAVVIVFVLVFGLNTHFDEHTAPYMLPIAMLALIYWDHKQSQKEHHPASGARDVIKISRTSYDTGSHLGALLMLMGLSACMGGVFERSNVINLFPTQLGSPLSAMIILTFVLVIIGMLMDPYGAVILVSVTLYPIAKANGIHPLNFWMTALVSFELGYLTPPVALNHLLTKHVVREYLEKEPNLHHESFLSRYERVIVPIIVLFLTLIVTAFGPLLYQSWNS; encoded by the coding sequence ATGGCAAAAAAAATCGTATCTTGGGCGGTTCTGCTCTTTCTTTTCGTTCCTCTCGTTCAAAGTTTCGGTCAATTGGTCCAAGCTCGAATGCTCGAGCTGGGGGAAACCATCTGGCCGCGTTATGCGGAAATCCGGATCAGTTGTATCGCTTCTGATATCAATTCCTTGGAAAAAGTCGAGGTAAGCGCATCGGATTCCGCACTTTTGGACGAATTGGATTTGGGATCTGGAAATTCCAATCCTTCTAAAAAAGAGAACGTTCCGGCTTCCTCCGTTTTGACTCCGATGGAATTAACGTTTGGACAAAAACTCTATTGTGGAACGGAAAGAAAACTTTCTACGATCACGATTTTTGCAATCGACTATATTCCGATGACGATGGTGATTCTTCTCCTTGTTGCGGGTATCGTATCCACAACGAGGCGTTATCATATCGCGCTGAAAAATCCGGAGAATCGGAAGGAAGAATTGGCTTCGGAGATCAGTCAGATCGTTGCCAATTTGATTTTGGTCCTTTCGGCTTCTTACATGCTTCCGTTTAGCAAAGGAGTGGAGACCCAGATTCAGGTCCTTTGGATCGGAGGGTTACTCTTTCTTACCGGACTCAACATAAATAATATTCGAAATTCCGAATTTAAACATCTTTCGGAAGGACAGGCGACGAGCCGACTTTCCGAAATTCTTCTTGCGATACCCTTGTATTGCTGGATGGCACTGATTTGTGGAATCTATTTTACTCTGATCGAACATCATCCTGCCGGGCTTGCGATCTATCTTCAAAAGTTGACGGCTCACGCGACCCTCTATATTCAGATCGGTCTTTATGTTTGGACCGGAATTCTACTCAGGGATACTTCCTTGGGAAGAAGATTTTTCGATCTTCTGAAACCTTGGAAATTGCCTGCAGAATTGCTTGCAGTCATCGTAGTCATCGCGGCCGCCTTGCCGACCGCATATAGCGGCGCGTCCGGAATCGTCGTACTTGCGTTAGGCGCCACGATTTTCGTCGAGCTTAGAAGGGCGGGGGCCTCGCAGGAAAGAGCGTTAGCCGCCACAGCAATGAGCGGGAGTTTGGGAGTTGTACTTCCTCCTTGTTTGCTCGTCGTCATCGTAGCTTCCTTGAACTTGGACGTCACAACGGATGAACTCTTTCATTGGGGTTGGAGAGTTTTTGGAGTTTCGACGACTCTCTTTTTAGTGGTGAGCTGGTTTTTGAGAAAGGGTTCCTGGAAGATTCAACCGGAAACAAACGCCCTTGGAAAAACTTGGGCCGTATTTAAACCGTTTAGCCTTTACATTCTGATCGCGGTAGTGATCGTATTCGTGCTTGTTTTCGGATTGAATACACATTTCGACGAACACACGGCCCCTTATATGTTGCCGATCGCGATGTTGGCCCTGATCTACTGGGATCACAAACAAAGCCAAAAAGAACATCATCCTGCTTCGGGGGCGAGAGACGTAATCAAGATTTCCAGAACATCATATGATACCGGTTCACACTTGGGTGCGCTTCTGATGTTAATGGGACTTTCCGCTTGTATGGGAGGAGTGTTTGAAAGATCAAACGTAATCAATCTTTTTCCGACTCAGCTCGGTTCTCCGCTTTCCGCGATGATCATTCTTACGTTCGTATTAGTAATCATTGGAATGCTGATGGATCCGTATGGAGCCGTAATTTTGGTTTCCGTAACCCTTTATCCTATCGCGAAGGCGAATGGAATCCATCCATTGAACTTTTGGATGACCGCGTTAGTCTCCTTTGAGCTGGGATATCTGACTCCTCCGGTCGCACTCAACCATCTTTTGACCAAACACGTCGTAAGGGAATATCTTGAAAAAGAGCCGAATCTGCATCACGAGAGTTTTTTATCGAGATACGAAAGGGTGATCGTTCCGATTATCGTTTTGTTTTTGACGTTGATCGTAACTGCCTTCGGGCCACTTTTGTATCAGAGTTGGAATTCTTAA
- a CDS encoding HipA family kinase, which produces MRYNLENVKAVDTFEILHVIRSGSTVPVHLRTGQGEMVAKWTQTAQGPINNISDWIGLNLARLCGLDSPKTYIINVQKKLAKSVRETEIREMIEKSEGLNLGIEFLVDYSQCDSEQLNRISEEQKELCFLFDVLFLNFDRDRNNTNILGNGLVYSWVDFASLMEIICLVTKQSKPPESVWERLRYHPFYKEGLNLESLRNVERENIREILCGIPDVWLKEYDSDVQFLREELLLRIDFLLIHYRSVFQERIEKIHKIEYKTQEEIKAEQGRKRREFEKKHGTF; this is translated from the coding sequence ATGCGCTATAATTTAGAAAATGTAAAAGCCGTTGATACTTTCGAAATTTTGCATGTGATTCGTTCGGGATCCACGGTTCCGGTTCATTTAAGAACGGGCCAAGGCGAGATGGTTGCAAAATGGACCCAGACCGCTCAGGGGCCGATCAATAATATTTCCGATTGGATCGGTTTGAATTTGGCGAGACTATGCGGACTCGATTCTCCGAAAACGTATATCATCAACGTACAAAAAAAGTTGGCGAAGTCCGTTCGAGAAACCGAAATTCGGGAAATGATCGAAAAGAGCGAGGGACTCAATCTGGGGATCGAGTTTTTGGTAGATTATTCCCAATGTGACTCGGAACAATTGAATCGAATATCGGAAGAACAAAAAGAACTTTGTTTTCTCTTTGACGTACTCTTTCTGAATTTTGACAGGGATCGCAACAACACGAACATCCTCGGAAACGGCCTTGTGTATTCCTGGGTAGATTTTGCTTCTCTGATGGAGATCATCTGTCTCGTAACCAAGCAATCGAAACCTCCGGAGAGCGTCTGGGAGCGACTTCGTTATCACCCATTTTACAAAGAGGGTTTGAATCTTGAGTCCTTACGAAACGTTGAGCGAGAGAATATTCGGGAAATCTTATGTGGAATACCGGACGTTTGGTTGAAGGAGTATGATTCCGACGTTCAATTCTTAAGAGAGGAACTTCTTTTGAGAATTGATTTTCTTCTGATTCATTATCGATCCGTTTTTCAAGAGAGAATTGAGAAAATTCACAAAATTGAATATAAAACGCAGGAGGAAATCAAGGCAGAGCAGGGGAGAAAAAGGAGAGAGTTTGAAAAAAAGCATGGAACATTTTAA
- the trxA gene encoding thioredoxin — protein sequence MALAEVNDSNFKTETSGGLVLVDCWAEWCGPCRMVGPVLEELSGELSGVVKIKKLNVDDNQDTAQSLGISSIPTLLLYKDGQLVDKVIGALPKAQIKNFIERHK from the coding sequence ATGGCATTGGCAGAAGTCAACGATTCAAATTTTAAGACGGAAACATCCGGAGGACTCGTCCTCGTGGATTGTTGGGCAGAGTGGTGTGGCCCTTGTAGAATGGTTGGACCCGTATTGGAAGAACTTTCAGGAGAACTATCCGGTGTGGTGAAGATCAAAAAACTCAACGTAGACGATAATCAAGATACGGCTCAGAGCTTAGGAATTTCTTCTATCCCGACGTTGCTCCTTTATAAAGACGGACAACTTGTGGACAAAGTGATCGGAGCTCTCCCAAAAGCGCAAATTAAGAATTTTATCGAAAGACACAAATAA
- a CDS encoding Lsa36 family surface (lipo)protein yields MNTCRKSVIGRILPILILFIAGLVPAGSLFSQVTCTGQACTIIPSNITSQFNGLENEVRTKYLNEVVKSMADSALLTNINSSMMGPGTINRFQVGAGVSAAGTKNDDIQIQYAGINLPNLPNGGASISPSFMAGVNLGWLTANGPSDQDEEKRNFLHRINIYVHGFQGNLGQGDLRSASSSASNDYKFAGNFNSFGATVRFQLLKERYTRLDLFGFTGLSLGLGFHSKTEELSLGYSPTSIPKVSFGPATGRWDADFTMDYRAKTQSLPIDIRTGVRLFYILTIFAGAGMSQNTGSSNLNLLVSGPLTLTLDAAAAGLPLEFLKGYSASSTGNLSIRTHGDAKVKDSMNYLIGGVELNLAVFKLLVEGVVSEKFYSANVGLKFAL; encoded by the coding sequence ATGAATACCTGCCGCAAATCAGTTATAGGAAGAATTCTTCCTATTTTAATTCTTTTCATTGCCGGACTGGTTCCGGCGGGTTCTCTCTTCTCACAAGTGACTTGTACAGGTCAGGCTTGTACGATCATTCCGAGCAACATTACTTCTCAGTTCAACGGTCTCGAAAACGAAGTTCGAACAAAGTATCTAAACGAAGTGGTCAAGTCGATGGCCGACTCGGCGCTTCTCACCAATATCAACTCGTCCATGATGGGACCGGGAACGATCAATCGATTCCAGGTGGGCGCCGGAGTTTCCGCGGCTGGAACGAAGAATGACGACATCCAGATTCAGTATGCAGGGATCAATCTTCCGAATCTTCCAAACGGAGGTGCGTCGATCAGTCCTTCCTTTATGGCAGGGGTGAACCTTGGTTGGTTAACCGCAAATGGTCCTTCCGATCAGGATGAGGAAAAAAGAAATTTCCTTCACAGAATCAATATTTACGTTCACGGATTTCAAGGGAATTTAGGACAAGGAGATTTAAGATCCGCTTCTTCGTCCGCATCGAATGATTATAAATTCGCAGGGAATTTTAATTCCTTTGGCGCAACGGTTCGTTTTCAACTTCTCAAAGAACGTTATACACGCTTGGATCTTTTCGGATTTACAGGATTGAGTTTGGGACTCGGATTTCACAGCAAAACCGAGGAACTTTCCTTGGGCTATTCTCCGACTTCGATTCCGAAAGTTTCTTTCGGTCCTGCGACGGGACGTTGGGACGCGGATTTCACCATGGATTATCGGGCCAAAACCCAATCTCTACCGATTGATATCAGAACGGGAGTTCGTCTTTTTTACATTCTTACCATTTTTGCCGGAGCTGGGATGAGCCAGAACACAGGAAGCTCCAATCTGAATCTTCTTGTGTCCGGACCGTTGACTCTGACGTTAGACGCGGCCGCCGCAGGTTTACCACTGGAATTTTTAAAGGGATATTCTGCGTCTTCCACCGGAAATCTTTCCATTCGTACGCACGGAGACGCGAAAGTAAAAGACAGCATGAACTATTTGATCGGTGGGGTGGAACTCAATCTTGCCGTTTTTAAACTTTTAGTGGAAGGTGTCGTTTCCGAGAAATTTTATTCCGCAAATGTCGGCTTGAAATTCGCGCTTTAA
- a CDS encoding acyl-CoA dehydrogenase family protein, translating into MERVLQFTEEHEAFREMARKFFETEVAPHHESWEKVGIVPKEVWKKAGASGLLCPNIPSEYGGSDADFLYNVIIIEESAKVGNSGFFISLHNDVIAPYISTYANEEQKARWLPGCASGDSILAIAMTEPGAGSDLKSIRTTAVEKSDHYVVNGQKTFISNGQLANLVITAVKHDSGAMSLLMVEEGMKGFERGRRLEKIGLKAQDTSELYYNDVIVPKENLIGKQGQGFRYLMQKLATERLVLGLAAVEATALVQRITLQYIKERQAFGKKIGSFQHIKFKMAEMATELEMCRTFADKVTLETMAGKSDTAQASMVKWYSTEMQKRHTDECLQFFGGYGYMMEYPIARAYLDARIQTIYAGTTEIMKEIIGRSLGL; encoded by the coding sequence ATGGAAAGAGTCCTACAATTCACGGAAGAACACGAAGCATTCCGTGAAATGGCGAGAAAGTTTTTCGAGACGGAAGTCGCTCCGCATCACGAATCCTGGGAAAAAGTCGGAATCGTTCCGAAAGAAGTTTGGAAAAAAGCAGGCGCAAGTGGCTTGCTCTGCCCGAATATTCCTTCCGAATACGGCGGATCCGACGCGGATTTCCTATACAATGTAATCATAATAGAGGAATCTGCGAAAGTAGGGAATAGCGGATTCTTCATTTCCTTACACAACGACGTGATTGCGCCTTACATTTCGACGTACGCAAACGAAGAGCAAAAAGCCCGTTGGTTACCCGGTTGTGCATCGGGAGATAGTATTCTCGCGATCGCCATGACCGAACCCGGAGCCGGGTCCGACCTCAAAAGTATCCGAACCACCGCTGTGGAAAAAAGCGATCACTACGTTGTAAATGGACAAAAAACGTTCATTTCCAACGGACAATTGGCAAATTTAGTGATCACGGCTGTTAAGCATGATAGTGGCGCGATGTCCCTCCTGATGGTAGAAGAGGGAATGAAAGGCTTTGAAAGGGGAAGAAGACTCGAAAAAATTGGTTTAAAAGCTCAGGATACTTCGGAACTCTATTACAACGACGTAATCGTTCCGAAAGAAAACCTGATCGGCAAACAAGGACAAGGTTTTCGATATTTGATGCAGAAGTTGGCGACGGAGCGTTTGGTCCTCGGACTAGCCGCCGTAGAAGCGACTGCACTCGTTCAGAGGATTACTCTTCAGTACATCAAAGAGAGACAGGCGTTCGGTAAAAAGATCGGATCCTTTCAGCATATCAAGTTTAAGATGGCTGAGATGGCGACCGAACTGGAGATGTGCCGGACGTTTGCCGATAAGGTTACTCTGGAAACTATGGCCGGAAAATCGGATACTGCACAAGCCTCGATGGTAAAATGGTATTCGACGGAGATGCAAAAACGTCACACGGATGAATGTTTGCAGTTCTTCGGCGGTTATGGTTATATGATGGAGTATCCGATCGCCAGAGCGTATCTGGACGCGAGAATCCAGACAATTTACGCGGGAACGACGGAAATCATGAAAGAGATCATAGGAAGAAGCCTGGGTCTTTGA
- a CDS encoding cAMP/cGMP-dependent 3',5'-cyclic-AMP/GMP phosphodiesterase: protein MLKETYKGYTELPRGGYLIDTTEGYLQIGSPPETIKDTMGFEKKSPLVFILPNKFFHVEKGISTAELEFPIYYNFFLRQKKTFIVCTEEQRKQLITVLKESLMGPENINLKSEFLNGEESFGFPDMKAEMAYFRGYKGLEDVVDFKVFDSKNAVHFGDVAIIKLESGDFLIEDGDRKIEVPGEVGFNIKYDIGERPTEPFQAPIIGITCLGPSHGFDPEDNTSGFIIWLNHQGIMVDPPVNSTEWLRQSNVNPKLINHVILTHCHADHDAGTFQKILEENKITIHATETVMDSFLRKYSALTKIPKKELQELFHFQPIIIGKATMINGGEFNFHYALHSIPSVGFEFFFQDQSFMYTSDHLNEPEIHDKMYAQGILPESRWKFFKEFPWDRRIIYHEAGIPPLHTRVSYLASLPEEIQEKITVYHIARKDMPTGTKLKLARFGIENTLYPEITPPKHIEAYNLLDVMTQIDIFHGFPIEKAKEFLLIVNEERYKRGDHIIRKGTPGDKFYIIASGNVKFEGLNQDGSEGVPVKRYGTYEYFGEASLVLDLPRAADVYAETDVLALTIEKNKFLQFIRNSDLKNNLTRLNEIRDSNSWKALAESRHFRGLTSHQITQLELIMTLHKVNAGSVLVKEKEFYGDAYIIRNGKVNVYQNGNLLAELTDGDFVGEIYNISKNFVSNYTFRAEVDTELYSIQQNDLIDYVKKNPGVYMRMNTVYS from the coding sequence ATGCTGAAAGAAACATACAAAGGTTATACGGAATTGCCTAGAGGAGGGTATCTCATCGATACCACCGAGGGATACCTTCAGATCGGCTCTCCGCCGGAAACGATCAAAGACACGATGGGGTTTGAAAAAAAATCCCCATTGGTCTTTATTCTTCCGAACAAATTCTTTCACGTAGAAAAGGGAATCAGCACCGCTGAACTTGAATTCCCGATTTATTATAACTTCTTTCTCAGACAAAAAAAAACATTCATCGTCTGTACCGAAGAACAGAGAAAACAGCTCATTACCGTACTCAAAGAATCCTTGATGGGTCCGGAGAATATCAACTTAAAGAGTGAATTCTTAAATGGAGAAGAATCCTTCGGCTTTCCCGATATGAAAGCGGAGATGGCGTATTTCCGGGGATACAAAGGACTCGAAGACGTAGTTGACTTCAAAGTATTCGATTCGAAAAACGCGGTCCACTTCGGAGATGTCGCGATCATCAAGTTAGAATCGGGGGACTTTCTCATCGAAGACGGTGACAGAAAGATCGAAGTTCCCGGAGAAGTCGGATTCAATATCAAATACGATATCGGAGAAAGACCGACCGAACCGTTCCAAGCTCCGATCATTGGAATCACTTGTCTCGGACCTTCTCACGGATTTGATCCCGAAGACAACACTTCGGGTTTTATCATCTGGTTGAATCACCAAGGAATCATGGTGGATCCTCCCGTGAATTCTACGGAGTGGTTGCGTCAATCGAACGTAAACCCGAAACTCATCAACCACGTCATCTTAACTCATTGTCACGCGGATCATGACGCGGGCACCTTTCAAAAGATCTTAGAAGAAAATAAAATCACCATTCACGCGACGGAAACCGTGATGGACAGTTTTTTGCGGAAGTATTCCGCACTTACAAAAATTCCAAAGAAGGAATTACAGGAACTCTTTCACTTCCAACCGATCATCATCGGAAAAGCGACGATGATCAACGGCGGAGAATTCAATTTTCATTATGCACTTCATTCGATCCCTTCGGTTGGTTTTGAATTCTTCTTTCAAGACCAATCTTTTATGTACACATCGGATCACTTGAACGAACCGGAAATTCACGATAAGATGTACGCTCAAGGAATTCTTCCCGAATCCAGATGGAAATTTTTTAAGGAATTTCCATGGGATCGAAGAATCATCTATCACGAAGCGGGAATTCCTCCTTTGCACACCCGAGTGAGTTATCTCGCTTCTCTTCCGGAAGAAATTCAAGAAAAAATCACGGTCTATCATATCGCAAGAAAGGATATGCCGACCGGAACGAAACTCAAACTTGCTCGTTTCGGAATCGAAAATACGCTCTATCCGGAAATCACACCTCCAAAGCATATCGAAGCCTACAACCTTTTGGACGTGATGACTCAGATCGATATCTTTCACGGATTTCCCATCGAAAAAGCAAAAGAATTCTTACTCATCGTAAACGAAGAAAGATACAAACGCGGAGATCATATCATTCGTAAAGGAACACCGGGAGATAAGTTTTATATCATCGCATCCGGAAACGTAAAGTTCGAAGGGCTCAATCAAGATGGCTCGGAAGGGGTTCCCGTAAAAAGATACGGAACATACGAATACTTCGGAGAAGCTTCTCTTGTGTTGGATCTCCCTAGAGCCGCGGACGTGTACGCGGAAACCGACGTTCTTGCCCTAACGATCGAAAAAAATAAGTTTTTACAATTCATTAGAAATTCGGACTTAAAGAATAACCTAACGCGTCTCAACGAAATTCGAGATTCTAATTCTTGGAAGGCGCTTGCCGAATCCAGACACTTTCGAGGACTGACCAGTCACCAGATTACGCAGTTGGAATTGATCATGACCTTACATAAAGTGAACGCAGGTTCAGTGCTTGTGAAAGAAAAAGAATTTTACGGTGATGCCTATATCATTCGAAATGGAAAAGTAAACGTCTATCAGAACGGCAATTTACTCGCCGAACTTACGGACGGGGACTTCGTTGGAGAGATTTATAATATCTCCAAAAATTTTGTTTCGAATTATACATTTCGAGCTGAGGTGGATACGGAACTGTATTCCATTCAGCAGAATGACCTGATCGATTACGTAAAGAAGAATCCCGGCGTTTACATGAGAATGAACACTGTCTATTCGTAG